From one Candidatus Methylomirabilota bacterium genomic stretch:
- a CDS encoding acetyl-CoA carboxylase biotin carboxylase subunit, with protein sequence MFESVLVANRGEIARRIFRACRALGIRTIAVYSEADADWPHAREADEAVLLGPASARESYLSVERVLEAARRTGARAIHPGYGFLSENWRFAKACEEAGLVFVGPPWRVIQQMGDKVGARREMLRAGVPVVPGSEGPVASLDLARQTAGEIGYPVMLKAAAGGGGIGMVKVGDESALAQAYATAERRAQAAFGSAALFVERYLAEPRHVEVQVFGDGSGQVVHLHERECSIQRRHQKLIEESPAPRLPQGLKERLTVAAVKGARSVGYVNAGTMEFIVQDEEFYFLEMNTRLQVEHPVTEEVTGLDLVQAQLKVASGEALPWRQEEIVQRGAAIECRIYAEDPAKNFMPSPGTITRWSPPQGPGIRLESGVAEGCQVSVHYDPLLAKLVAAGATREEAIARMEAALTAFVVEGPKTAIPFHLRVMRSAVFREGRTHTQMVEQGAFNG encoded by the coding sequence GTGTTCGAGAGCGTCCTCGTCGCCAACCGCGGGGAGATCGCCCGCCGCATCTTCCGCGCCTGTCGGGCCCTCGGTATCCGCACGATCGCCGTCTACTCCGAGGCCGACGCCGACTGGCCTCACGCGCGCGAAGCCGACGAAGCCGTCCTGCTCGGCCCGGCGTCCGCCCGGGAGAGCTATCTCAGCGTCGAGCGCGTGCTCGAGGCCGCGCGCCGGACAGGCGCCCGGGCGATCCACCCCGGCTACGGCTTCCTCTCCGAGAACTGGCGCTTCGCCAAGGCGTGCGAGGAGGCGGGGCTCGTCTTCGTCGGGCCTCCATGGCGCGTGATCCAGCAGATGGGCGACAAGGTCGGCGCGAGGCGCGAGATGCTCCGGGCTGGCGTGCCGGTCGTGCCCGGCAGCGAAGGACCTGTCGCCTCGCTCGACCTGGCCAGGCAGACTGCGGGGGAGATCGGCTACCCGGTGATGCTGAAAGCCGCGGCGGGCGGCGGCGGTATCGGCATGGTCAAGGTCGGAGACGAATCGGCGCTCGCGCAGGCATACGCAACGGCCGAGCGCCGCGCGCAGGCGGCTTTCGGCTCGGCCGCGCTCTTCGTGGAGCGCTATCTCGCCGAGCCGCGCCACGTCGAGGTCCAGGTCTTCGGCGACGGCAGCGGGCAGGTGGTGCACCTGCACGAGAGGGAGTGCTCGATCCAGCGGCGCCACCAAAAGCTCATCGAGGAGAGCCCGGCGCCGCGCCTGCCGCAGGGCCTCAAGGAGCGCCTGACGGTGGCGGCCGTCAAGGGCGCCAGGTCCGTCGGCTACGTCAACGCCGGGACCATGGAGTTCATCGTCCAGGACGAGGAGTTCTACTTCCTGGAGATGAACACGCGCCTTCAGGTCGAGCACCCGGTGACGGAAGAGGTGACGGGGCTCGACCTCGTCCAGGCTCAGTTAAAGGTGGCGTCCGGGGAGGCCTTGCCCTGGCGCCAGGAGGAGATCGTCCAGCGCGGCGCCGCCATCGAGTGCCGCATCTACGCCGAGGATCCAGCCAAGAACTTCATGCCCTCGCCGGGGACCATTACACGGTGGAGCCCGCCCCAAGGCCCCGGCATCCGCCTCGAAAGCGGGGTCGCCGAAGGCTGCCAGGTTTCGGTACACTACGACCCGCTGCTGGCCAAACTGGTGGCCGCGGGCGCGACGCGCGAGGAAGCGATCGCCCGCATGGAGGCGGCGTTGACGGCCTTCGTCGTGGAGGGGCCCAAGACCGCCATTCCGTTCCACCTGCGCGTGATGCGGAGCGCGGTGTTCCGCGAGGGGCGCACCCATACCCAGATGGTCGAACAAGGAGCGTTCAATGGCTGA